The following proteins are co-located in the Lagenorhynchus albirostris chromosome 2, mLagAlb1.1, whole genome shotgun sequence genome:
- the CCN1 gene encoding CCN family member 1, with the protein MSSSTARTLALAVTLLHLARLALSTCPAACHCPLEAPKCAPGVGLVRDACGCCKVCAKQLNEDCSKTQPCDHTKGLECNFGASSTALKGICRAQSEGRPCEYNSRIYQNGESFQPNCKHQCTCIDGAVGCIPLCPQELSLPSLGCPNPRLVKVTGQCCEEWVCDEDGAKDPMDDRDGLLGKELAFDASEVELTRNNELIAIGKGGSLKRLPVFGMEPRILYSPSSHGQKCIVQTTSWSQCSKTCGTGISTRVTNDNPECRLLKETRICEVRPCGQPVYSSLKKGKKCSKTKKSPEPVKFTYAGCSSMKKYRPKYCGSCVDGRCCTPQQTRTVKMRFRCEDGETFSKNVMMIQSCRCNYNCPHANEAAFPFYRLFNDIHKFRD; encoded by the exons ATGAGCTCCAGCACCGCCAGGACGCTCGCCCTCGCCGTCACCCTTCTCCACTTGGCCAGGCTG GCTCTCTCCACCTGCCCCGCCGCCTGCCACTGCCCCCTGGAGGCGCCCAAGTGCGCCCCGGGAGTCGGGCTGGTCCGGGACGCCTGCGGCTGCTGTAAGGTCTGCGCCAAGCAGCTCAACGAGGACTGCAGCAAAACGCAGCCCTGCGACCACACCAAGGGGCTGGAATGCAACTTCGGCGCCAGCTCCACCGCTCTGAAGGGGATCTGCAGAG CTCAGTCAGAGGGCAGACCCTGTGAATATAACTCCAGAATCTACCAGAATGGGGAAAGTTTCCAGCCCAACTGTAAACATCAGTGCACATGTATTGACGGCGCCGTGGGCTGCATTCCTCTGTGTCCCCAAGAACTCTCTCTCCCAAGCTTGGGCTGTCCCAACCCCCGGCTGGTCAAAGTTACCGGGCAGTGCTGTGAGGAGTGGGTCTGCGACGAGGATGGTGCCAAGGACCCCATGGACGACAGGGACGGCCTCCTGGGCAAGGAGCTGGCCTTCGATGCCTCGGAGGTGGAGTTAACGAGAAACAATGAATTAATTGCAATTGGAAAAGGCGGCTCCCTGAAGCGGCTCCCTG TTTTTGGAATGGAACCTCGCATTCTGTACAGCCCTTCTTCACATGGCCAGAAATGTATCGTCCAAACGACTTCGTGGTCCCAATGCTCAAAAACCTGTGGAACTGGTATCTCCACACGCGTTACCAATGACAACCCTGAATGCCGCCTGCTGAAAGAAACCCGGATCTGTGAAGTGCGGCCTTGTGGACAGCCAGTGTACAGCAGCCTGAAA AAGGGCAAGAAATGCAGCAAGACCAAGAAATCCCCTGAACCGGTCAAGTTTACTTACGCTGGATGTTCGAGTATGAAGAAATACCGGCCCAAGTACTGCGGTTCCTGCGTGGACGGCCGCTGCTGCACGCCTCAGCAGACCAGGACCGTGAAGATGCGGTTCCGCTGCGAAGATGGGGAGACGTTTTCCAAGAACGTCATGATGATCCAGTCCTGCAGATGCAACTACAACTGCCCACATGCCAACGAGGCAGCCTTTCCCTTCTACAGACTGTTCAATGACATTCACAAATTTAGGGACTAA